The segment TTAAGATACCCATTAAAGGCATCAAAGAATATCAGTTTATCCGCGGAGACAATCAGGAAGGTGTGGGACAGGGGGATGGAACGGAAAATGAGGGAGATATCCTCAAAAAAGGAGATCCAAAACATCCTGGAAGACAACCAGGTGCTGGTGCGGGAGAGGAAGAAGGGATTGATTACTATGAAACTGATGTCACATTGGAAGAGCTTATCAATATTATGTTTGAAGACCTCGGTCTTCCAAATTTAGAAGAAAAAAAAATCAGGGAGATTGAGAGCAGCAGCAAATTCAAATATAATGGAATAAGGCACCAAGGAATACGCCCACGCTTGGATAAGAAGCGAACACTAAAAGAGAAGGTTAAAAGAAAAGTTGCCTCAAAGAAATCTGGATCTACTACAAATCATAACGATGAAGAGGGATTCTCATTCAGAGAACAGGATTTGCGCTATCATCACGTTGATGAACAGAAGACCTATGAATCGAACGCTGTAGTGATCTGCATTATGGACACATCTGGCAGCATGGATGAGACCAAGAAATATCTGGCCAGAAGCTTTTATTTTCTCCTTTACAACTTCGTGCGCTTAGAATATCGCAATGTTGAAATCGTCTTCATCTCTCATCATACAGCCGCACAAGAGGTAGATGAGAATTCCTTCTTTCACAAGGGTGAGAGCGGCGGTACCTTTATCTCTTCTGGATATTATAAAGCGCTAGAAATAATTGAAAAAAGATATAATCCTGAACTATGGAATATCTATGCTTTTCATTGTTCTGATGGGGATAACTGGGGTAATGATAATACAAAAGCTATAAACTCAGCCCGTGAACTTCTTGATAAATGCAACCTATTGGGTTATGTTGAAATAAAACCATTTTTACCCTATTTTCCTGTATATTCAACTATAAAAAAAATATACGAAGAGGAATTATCACGATATAAAAACTTCTGTATAGTGGACATTCCTAATAAAGAATCACTTTGGCCATCGTTTAAACGTTTTTTCCAAAAATCTGCATGATTGAGAGGTAATCTGATGTCACGCAATTGGACAAATAAAGAGCTTGAAGATTGGGGGAAGAGTATTGAGGAAAAGGTTGAAGAAATTGGATTGAACTGCTATCCCCAGGATTTTATTATTGCAGATCACTACGATATGTTGACATACATGACCTTTAACGGGATGCCGACTATCTACCCTCACTGGTCATGGGGTAAGCACTATGAGATTACAAAGACCTTGTATGATTATGGGATTACAGGATTACCATATGAGTTGGTGATAAACAGCAACCCCTGCATCGCCTATTTAATGAAAGACAACACCCTTCTATTACAGATTCTAACCATGGCTCATGTATATGCCCATAACGATTTCTTCCGAAATAATTTCATCTACAAATCCACTGTCCCATCTGATGTTGTCTCAATGTTCAACCGTCATGCCAACCGAATACAAAAATATATTGAAGATCCTAGTATTGGAGTTGGGGCTGTTGAAAAATGTATCGATTCACTCCATTCCATAAGGTATAATTGCTCAAGACTGCCTGAAATAAAAGAAGAAACCCATGATAAGCAAATTGAGAAAAAGACAAAAAAACCACAAATAACCGACGATCCCTTTGCAGATATTCACACAAAGGAAGAGAAGGCGGAGTTGCCTGATATGAAAAAGGTACCCATTGAGCCTATTGAAGATATAATGATCTTTATAAGAGATCACAATCCCTATCTCTCAGAATGGGAAAAGGATATATTTACAATTGTTCGTGAAACCACCAACTACTTTCTCCCTAATATTCATACTAAAATAATGAATGAGGGGTGGGCAAGTTTATGGCATAAAAGAATTATAGATGAGCTTGATCTTTCTCAGGAATTGTATCAGGAATTCCTTGTGCAACACAACAGGGTAGTAAGCCCCGTTCCAGGCAGAATAAACCCATACTATATTGGCATAAAAATATGGGAGGATATCTTTAAAAGATGGGATAACCCGTCTAACGATGAAAAGGATCAGTATAAAATTGACGGGAATGGGGGATTAGACAAAATCTTTGAGGTTCGAGAATGTGATCGGGATGCTTCATTTATTCGACGATTCCTTACTGATGAGCTGATTCGTGAATTATTGCTTTTTACTCATAAAAAGAATGATCAGGAGGATGTGGTTATTACTAAAGTGGCTGATGAGAACAGCTGTGAGCACATTCGAAATTCACTTATCAAAAGTACAGGTCTTGAGTCTTACCCAGTGATCAAGATCGAAGATGCCAACTTTTGGGGCACGCGTACACTTTTCCTGAAACATTATCCTATAGATGAGGGCGAGGAACTAGACATGGATTTTGCTCAAAGAACATTAGATCATATAGCCTATCTATGGCAGGGTATGACAATACTTGAAACATCTGTGAAGAATGAAAAGAGGATAATCCAAAGCAAGAAAGAATAACACATATAAATGGCATTGAAGCTATACGTACCCTCGAATCCTATCCTACAAGAATTTTATCACAATCAGTATAACACTCAACCCTAGGGATATCATACTAGTCAATTATAGATAAAGGCAAATCATCCACCAATTACTGCTTGACTGAACTCTATCATTTCACCAAATTCTCAAAACAAATACTCCATAACCTCTGAAATATTTCTTACACCTATTATTTCCCCATTATAATCATTTATCCCGTCTTTCGAATCCTTTATTGAAAGTACTATTCTTCGAAAGCCCGATCTCTGTAATTCCTGTATTCTTCTCAAACATTGTGATACAGGACGTACCTCACCTGAAAGGGATATCTCGCCTAAGAATCCTGTCATAGGTGGTATTGGCTCTTCTTTCAAGCTCGAAGCAATAGACATGGCTACAGCAAGATCAGCAGATGTCTCATTGATGTGATATCCTCCAGCTACATTAACAAATACATCGAAGGATGAAAGCTTCAAAAAACCATGCTTCTCCAAAACCGCAACGATAAGGATCAACCTGTTAAAATCAAATCCATCAGACATTCGTCTCGGATTTGAATAATTAGTGAAAGCGACTAACGATTGGACCTCAAAGAGTATAGTCCTGCTTCCCTCCAGGGCAACAGATATGGCGTTACCCTGAGAGTTGGATGTATAGGAATTCAGAAATATGCTATTCTTATCACTAACCTCCGTTAATCCCTTATCAGTCATCCTGAATAATCCAATCTCATTAACTGAACCAAATCTATTCTTAAAGGCCCTTAACATTCTAAAGTCCTTGGAAAAATCTCCTTCAAAATACAGCACCGTGTCAACAAGATGCTCCAAGACCTTGGGACCAGCTATACTACCCTCCTTTGTGATATGTCCAATTAGAATAATGGGTA is part of the Spirochaetota bacterium genome and harbors:
- a CDS encoding DUF444 family protein; amino-acid sequence: MPYLYQYETGISKEGRGEGDRRRHREKVREAIKGNIADIISDQPIVGQRKDKIIKIPIKGIKEYQFIRGDNQEGVGQGDGTENEGDILKKGDPKHPGRQPGAGAGEEEGIDYYETDVTLEELINIMFEDLGLPNLEEKKIREIESSSKFKYNGIRHQGIRPRLDKKRTLKEKVKRKVASKKSGSTTNHNDEEGFSFREQDLRYHHVDEQKTYESNAVVICIMDTSGSMDETKKYLARSFYFLLYNFVRLEYRNVEIVFISHHTAAQEVDENSFFHKGESGGTFISSGYYKALEIIEKRYNPELWNIYAFHCSDGDNWGNDNTKAINSARELLDKCNLLGYVEIKPFLPYFPVYSTIKKIYEEELSRYKNFCIVDIPNKESLWPSFKRFFQKSA
- a CDS encoding SpoVR family protein gives rise to the protein MSRNWTNKELEDWGKSIEEKVEEIGLNCYPQDFIIADHYDMLTYMTFNGMPTIYPHWSWGKHYEITKTLYDYGITGLPYELVINSNPCIAYLMKDNTLLLQILTMAHVYAHNDFFRNNFIYKSTVPSDVVSMFNRHANRIQKYIEDPSIGVGAVEKCIDSLHSIRYNCSRLPEIKEETHDKQIEKKTKKPQITDDPFADIHTKEEKAELPDMKKVPIEPIEDIMIFIRDHNPYLSEWEKDIFTIVRETTNYFLPNIHTKIMNEGWASLWHKRIIDELDLSQELYQEFLVQHNRVVSPVPGRINPYYIGIKIWEDIFKRWDNPSNDEKDQYKIDGNGGLDKIFEVRECDRDASFIRRFLTDELIRELLLFTHKKNDQEDVVITKVADENSCEHIRNSLIKSTGLESYPVIKIEDANFWGTRTLFLKHYPIDEGEELDMDFAQRTLDHIAYLWQGMTILETSVKNEKRIIQSKKE
- the radA gene encoding DNA repair protein RadA; this encodes MAKKTKAFLCVSCGFELSKWFGRCPSCNEWNTIVEIDPKTPKNQVKAEVIPLSSIDYNDISRIKTGIDEFDLVCGGGIVPGSTILIGGEPGVGKSTLALQIAHFINTLYISGEESPVQLRYRAERLKLNIEKIKVTSTTVVEDISNLIMSEGTECVIIDSIQTLCSIEVPGPIGSVGQIKESTSRLVEITKKTNIPIILIGHITKEGSIAGPKVLEHLVDTVLYFEGDFSKDFRMLRAFKNRFGSVNEIGLFRMTDKGLTEVSDKNSIFLNSYTSNSQGNAISVALEGSRTILFEVQSLVAFTNYSNPRRMSDGFDFNRLILIVAVLEKHGFLKLSSFDVFVNVAGGYHINETSADLAVAMSIASSLKEEPIPPMTGFLGEISLSGEVRPVSQCLRRIQELQRSGFRRIVLSIKDSKDGINDYNGEIIGVRNISEVMEYLF